A stretch of DNA from uncultured Pseudodesulfovibrio sp.:
TCGTGGACGCCGCCCTGCAGGATTCGGTGGGCTGGCAGCGCGAGTGGAGTCAGATCAAGGGACAGATCATGGCTCTGATGAAGCCGCAGATGGACCCTGCCAAGCTCTCTCCCAAGCAGCGCGTGGCCCTGGAGTATCTGGAGCGCGAGGACGTTGACGAACGTGTCCTGACCCACGTCTACTGCACCATGCGCGAAACTGAGAACTGCCCGGTCATGACCGCTCTGGACCCGCTGCTCAAGGCCACTCCGTTCAAGGCTGAGACCTGGACCAACACCTTTCACGCCTTTGCCGGACCTGGCGGCGCGGGCAAAACATCAAGCCTAATTCGCCTGGCCCTGCGCATGAAGAAGGAACGGCCCGGTATGCGGCTGTGCCTGGCCACGGCAGACGGCGGACGCGGTAAGGGCCGTCTGATCCTCAAGCACTACGCTGAGTTGAGCGGTTTGGCATTTCGTGAGATCATTACCCGGGACGACTTTGCTCTGCTCAAAGAAGAAGCCCGCCAGTTCGATATGATCCTTATCGACCTGCCCGGGCTGTCCGGTCAGACGACTTTGAAAGAATGGACGCAGTTGTACGGCCTGAGTGACTGTCCGGACCTGTCCATTCATCTGGTCATGAACCCCTATTACAGCAAGAGCCAGTTCGAGCGGTTCATGGACAAATATAAAAGTGAACAACTAGCCAGCGTTATCTGGACGAAACTCGATGAAGCCTGTACATTCGGGTCAATATTGAACTTGGCATTCGCCGGGGGGCTGCCGGTCTCCGCTCTTTCATACGGACCCGGCCTGAAAAACAGCATCAGCCCCGCCACGGAAGAGATGATCTGGCGACTGCTGTTCATGCGCAGGCTGCCCGACGGCAACATGCAACCGTAAGGAGTGCGACACACGTTATGAGTTCGAATCTTCCCCTGGTCCTCTCCGTCACCTCCGGCAAAGGAGGCGTCGGCAAGACCAACATGTCGGTCAATCTGGCCTACTCCTTGAGCGCCGCAGGCAAAAACGTCGTCCTGCTGGACGCCGATCTTGGGCTGGCCAACGTGGACGTCATTCTCGGGCTTGCGCCCCAATACAATCTCTTCCACCTGTTCCACGAGGAAATGACGCTGGACCGCATTCTCTTCGATACCCCTTACGGCTTCCGCATTCTGCCGGCCTCCTCGGGTGTCAGCGACATGGTCAACCTCGACAAGGGGCAGAAGCTGGATCTTCTGGATGCCATGGACTCCCTGGAGGACAATGTCGACTATCTCATCGTGGATACCGGCGCGGGCATCAACGACAACGTCCTCTATTTCAATCTGGCCGTGCAGGAACGACTGCTGATCATCACCCCGGAACCCACTTCCCTGACCGACGCCTACGCGCTGATCAAGGTCCTCAAGCTGCACCATGGGGTGGAAAAATTCCGCGTGCTGGTGAACATGGTCAAGGACGTGAACATGGCCCGCGAGGTCTACCTCAAGCTCCTGAACGCCTGTGATCACTTTCTCGACGGCATTTCGCTCGACCTGGTAGGCTTCGTGCCGTATGACCAGAACGTGCGCAACGCGGTCATCGCGCAGACCCCGTTCTGCCACAAATTTCCCAAGACCCCGGCCAGCGTGGCTGTCCGGCAGACGGCTCAAAAAGTCAAAAACTGGCAGGTAACCCCTAACACCGATGGCAATATTAAATTCTTCTGGAAGAAACTCCTCTTCCAGGAACGATCCGTGGCTTGAGCTGGAGCAGGGCGTCAAGCGTTGGGATGATTTCTCGCCGAGGGATCGGGAGAATATCGTCCGCTACTACGCGCCCAAAATCCGGATTCTGGCACTGCGGCTCAAAGCGAAGCTGCCTCAGAGCGTTGAGCTGAACGAGCTCATCAGCGCGGGCAGTCTCGGCCTTCTGGATGCCCTTGGGAAATTCAATCCGGAGTTGGGGATCAAGTTCGATACCTACTCGGAGAACCGGATCAAGGGGGCCATGCTTGACGAGCTTCGCCGCATGGACTGGTTCTCCAGGGGGCTCAGGCAGAAGGTCAAGGTGCTCGAAGACTCCATGCGCCAGATCGAGCATGAAACAGGCTCCCCCGCCACGACTGAGCAGCTCTGCGAACTCACCGGCATGTCCGACAAGGAGGTGCAGCAGGGACTTGAAGCGCTGAACAACCAGGTTTGTCTGAGCCTCGACACGTTTCAGGAGAATCTCATCGGCCAGAAGAAGATGACCGACAACGAACCGTTCCAGTCGGCCGCCTTTCAGGAGATTGTTGACAAAGTAGCCAATCTCATTGAAGAATTGACGCCGAGAGAAAAATTGGTCATATCTTTGTATTATGGGGAGGAGTTGAACATGAAGGAGACGGCCGAGGTTATGGACATAACCGAGGGACGCGTCTCGCAGCTCCACTCTCAAGCATTGAATAAATTAAGAAAAACGTTCAGAGCTCGTTACGAAAACGAGTAGCACTCATGTAAAGGAGACTTTCGATGGGTTATGATACCAACATGCGCGTCCTGGTTGTAGACGATTTCTCCACCATGCGTAAAATCATCAAAAACATCCTGCGCCAGCTGGGCTTCAACAACATCGTCGAGGCTGACGACGGCTCCACGGCCTGGGAAGTGCTCAACAAGGACAACATCGACTTCATCGTCTCCGACTGGAACATGCCCACCATGTCCGGCATCGAACTGCTCCGCAAGGTGCGCGCCAGCGAGGAATACGCGGACATCCCCTTCCTGATGGTTACCGCCGAGGCACAGCAGGAGAACATTATCGAGGCTGTCCAGGCCAAGGTGTCCAATTACATCGTCAAGCCGTTCACTCCCGAAACTCTGGGCCAGAAGATCGACAAAATCTTCGCCTAGGCCACCTTTGCCATTTAGGCTTTTGCCATGGTCCTGCTCGTTCCGGATGATGCCGATGATGTAACCGACGCTCCCGCCGAGCGGAAAGCGGAGTTGGACGACGCCGCAGCGAGCAAGGCCACCCAGAAGGTCGATCTCGACCTCGATGACGCCCCGTTCCTTGAAGATGAGGACGAGGAAGAGGAAATTGAGGAGGTCGAGGTCTCGACCCCGTTTTTGACCGAGGACGACAGCAAGCCCAAAACCGGGCTTGTCGCCCTGCTCAAAAACAAGTTCGTTATCATGGGGCTGGGCGTTATCCTGCTCCTGCTGGTCGTCATCGTCATTCTCCTGCTGCGCGCCCCAGAAGCTCCACCTCCGCCGCCTCCGCCCCCCGTGGAGGAAACCATTCCGGAACCGGCTCCCGAGCCCGAGGTTCCGGAGACGCCACAGATTCTCATCAAACTCGATCCGTTCCTCATCGAACAGATGGATTCGGCAGGCAAGATCCGCTTTCTCGAGGTCAGTATCCTCCTGTCCACCGAGGATGAGGGACTGGCCCGGCAGTTCAAGCAGGAGACGTTTGCCGTCCGCAACGCCCTGTACTACTATCTCAAGAATAAGGATCTGCAGTTTTTGTCCGATAAGGAAAACAGTGAGAAGCTGAAAAAGGAATTGCTGGTCATCATCAATCAATACATGGGGTTCGGCCAGTTCGATACATTGATGTTCGAACAATATCTTGTGAGGTGATCCATGAGCACTACGCCTTTGGACCTGCCCATACTCATTTCGCAGCTGCCCTTCGTGCAGAAGATCGCCCATGCGGAAAAGGCCACGCCCGAGATCAACCAACAGCTCTTCGGCCCCCTGATCCAGGAACAGCTCCGCCAACGCGAGGGTACGGTCCAACAGGTCCAGAAGAAGACCGCGACCGATCCTGTGGACCGGGACGGACACCACGACCAACACCAGGAAGCCGCCCCGGAACGGAAAGACCGCGAACCGGAAGCGGATGATCCCGATACCGGTGCCTCCAGCGGCTCCCCCTGGTCCGGCAACATCGTCAACGTCAAGATCTGACCCCCAAAGGGGCGAACCGCATCATGTCCACTCTGCTCATCATTCTCTTCACCATCAGCGAAGTCGTCCTGCTCGGCGTCGTTATCCTGTTCTTCCTTCGCCTGCGCAAATCCGAAATCCTTCTCTCCGGCCTGCACGCCAAACAGGAGGAATTCGTCAAACGTCTTCAGTTCAATACCCAGCTTGAAAACGAACTGGTAGCCACCTTCGAGCAACGCCAGCAGGAACTGGTCGCCTTGAACTCGCAGCTGGAGACTAAGGCCACCGAACTCAAAAAGCTGGTCAAACTCGCCAACGAGTACGCTAAGTCCCCGCAATTCATGCGGGAAATCATCATTCAGGGACATCGATCCGGCAAGACACCGATGCAACTCGCCAAATCTACCGGCCTCGCGCTGGAGGAAGTCGAGTTGATCATCGATCAGTCCTAGAGGCACCGCGTGCGCGTTTCAGGATCAGGGACAGGAGGCTTCTTCAATGGCGGAGGCAGCCGGTCCGACCGATTTCGCAGCCGCCATCGTCCCGGCCAGAAAGTGCGTGGCGTTCTGATCAAGAACCTCCCTGATTCCATGGCCTGGGTGGATATCGATGGCGAACGGCTCCTTGCGCAACTCGAATCACCACGCCCTGAAGGCAGCCGCCTTCTCTTCCTCGTTCAACAGATCGTCCCGCAGATCGTCCTGAAGGAACTGACAGGCGATGCACACGGCAATGCGGCCAATACCCTCACCAGGGTCAGTGACTTCGACTCGGCCCGTACACTCTTTGAAAACAGATTTCGCACCGCCCTCAAGGAGGCTGACCTGTTTGGCCGCCCCCTGCCCCTGCCCGATTTTCTCGGCCTTCTCGCTGCAAACCCGCCGCTTTACGCAGCCTACCAGGATGCAGCCAACTGCGCCGCCCCCTTGTCCAAGGCCCTTCAAGACGCGAACAAAGGCACTCTCCGCTACCAGCCCTGGTTAGCTCCAACCGGACAGCGGCAGGCGACTGTCATTCGACAAGCCGACCGCGAGTCTCAGCTTACTGAAATAGTCATTGAATTCGACCATGCGCGTATGGGCCTCACCCGCGTGCAGTTCCTGCGCAAGGCCGACACCCTGTCGTTTCGCGCGCAACTCCAACACCCTGAATACGCCCACCACCTTGCTGCGGATTTTGAGACCCGAAGATACTCAGACACCGTTTTCCAAATCCGGCACCTGGGCGTCGGCAAGCTACCCCGCACCAGTCACAGCGGTATCCTTGCGGAGTTATTGTTCAAGGGATAGGCCTACGCCTTTCGACATAGTAACGGTGCAGTTACGCATAGAGCTGGTTAGTGAAGAGAGTTTCCAAAACACTCAGCACACCTTTTCCTTTTGAATCTCTATCGCGGAATCACAACGGCTTGGCTAGACCAAATGTTTTTGGGTGTCCCAGTCCATGGTTTTTCAAAGGCCTGGTGGTACCTGTTGGAGAATCCCTGTGCAGGTGCACAGGCCACAAAAAAGCCCGCCTTGCGGCGGGCTTTTTTGTGGCCTTGCGTGAGCAGGCTTAGGCCATAACAGGAGAAGGCATGAGCTGTTCGCGGGCCGGAGATTCCTCAACGGCGGAAACGGACTCGACCTTTTCCTCAAGATACAGATCGCGATTTTCGTCCAGATGGCGAAGGAAGGCGTTGTTCAAGGCGTGACCCGAAGCGAACACCTCGAAGTGGCCCTGGAGCCGAGCGCCGAAGGTGGCGATGTCACCGACGAAGTCGAGCATCTTGTGACGAACGAATTCGTCTTCAAAGCGCAGCCCGTCAGCATTAAGAATATTGTATTCATCCAGTACAACCGCGTTATCAAGCGAACCGCCAAGCGCCAAGCCATTGGCATGCAGGTAGTCAACTTCCTTGAGGAAACCGAAAGTGCGGGCCTTGGCGAGATGCTGAGCGAAATTCTCCGGGGTGATTTCCAAAGTCATGTGCTGGCGGCCGATAAGGGGATGGGCGAACTCGATGGTGTAATCAACGCGCAGGCCATCATACGGACGAGCCTTGATGTACTTGCCATCCTGCTCGAACTCCATGGCCTTCTTGAAGGTCAGGACCTTGCGGGGCTTGTTCAGGGTGCGCACGCCCGCCTGCTTAAGCAGATACACGAAGGAACCGGCGCTGCCGTCCATGATGGGCACTTCCTTGCCCGTGACTTCAATATGGATGTTGTCGATGCCCATACCGTTGATGGTGGCGAGCAGATGTTCGACTGTGGCCACGGTCTCACGGCCGTCACCCAGCACCGTGGCCAGGCTGGTCTCCACGACCAGGGACGGGGCAGGTGTCATGAAGGTGGAACCGGAACCATCGCGTAGCGAAAACAGAATTCCGGTATCCTCAGCTGCGGGCCGGAGAACCAGATCCACCTGCTTGCCGCTGTGGAGACCGATACCGGTGCAACGTACTGATCTATGTATGGTTGTCTGAGACATTATTCCTCCGCTTGATTAACCAATTAGCCTTAAGCAAGAACAATGCCATCAGATTGAACACTTATAACATGCTGAATTATAACAATATTCATGGTTGCCACACATCCAAACACGTGTTGCATTCCAGCAACTCTTTGTTTTTTTACAACAAGGACAGGATGGAGTTGTTGCATTTCTACGATTATTTTTTACGCGCAAAGACCATTCGATCCAGCCCTGCCAGGTCTTTTTGCACCCCAACCACTTCAAATTCCGGATGATTACTATCAATGATATCTATTACCATTTTTGCCTGATCGTAACCAATCTCCATGAAGAAACGTCCGGCGGGTTTGAGCATGGCGGCCACATGGGAGAGCATGGCCCGAATGTGATCGAGACCGTCCGGCCCACTGACCAGTGCGCCTGTCGGTTCGAACCCGGTGACCTCATGACTGGCGGCAGCGAACTCGGGCTCGCTCACATACGGCGGATTGGAGACGATCAAATCAAAGGTCCCTTCCACCGCGCCATGAGTAAAGTCCATTTGACGAAATTCAAGGCGATCAAGGACGTTATGGGTACGCGCATTGCCCTGGGCCATCGCCAGAGCGTCCGGGCTGATGTCTACGGCGACGCCTCGCGCCTTGGGAAAGAGAGAGGCAATGGTCACGGCCAATATGCCGGAACCGGTGCCGAGATCGACAAAATAAAAGGACTGATCCTTGGCGAAAGATGCCTCCACCGCTTCCACGATGTGCTCGGTCTCGGGTCGGGGAATGAGCACGGCGGGTGAAACGGCAAAGTCCAGACCGTAGAATTCTCTGGTTCCCAGGATGTATGCCACAGGCTCCCCTGCTTCCCGGCGGGTCACAAGGGTATCTATGGCGGCGAGCTCGTTGTCCGTAAGTACCCTGCCCCTTTCAAGGTTGAGCGAAAGGCGAGAACAGCCCAAGGCCTGGGCCGCAAGAAGTTCCGCGCTCAAACGGGGCGAGTCCACGCCGGAAAGGCGGGACTCGCACTCCTTGAGCACGTCCTGTATTTTTCGGGACACGGATGCTCCTGCGCGGGGCGGCTAGTCGCCCTGGCGCTTGAGCGCTTCGGCCTGGAAGTGGCTGATCAATGCGTCGGTGAGCTCCTGCAGTTCGCCTTCCATAATCTGGGGAAGCTTGTGCAGGGTCAGGTTGATGCGGTGATCGGACACGCGGCCCTGGGGATAGTTGTAGGTGCGGATGCGCTCGGACCGGTCGCCGGAGCCAACCTGGCTGCGCCGGGCGGCTTCTTCCTCGGCCTTGGCCTTGTCCTGCTCCATCTGCAACAGACGGGAACGCAGAACCTTCAAAGCCTTGGCCTTGTTCTTATGCTGCGACTTTTCGTCCTGACAGATAACAACCAACCCGGAAGGGATGTGGGTTACGCGGATTGCCGAGTCCGTGGTGTTGACCGACTGGCCACCGGGACCGGAAGACCGGAACACGTCGACGCGCAGGTCTTCGGGGCGGATGTCCACGTCCACTTCTTCGGCCTCGGGCATGATCGCCACGGTCACAGCCGAGGTGTGGATACGGCCCTGGGATTCGGTGGCCGGGACACGCTGTACCCGGTGGGTGCCGGACTCGTACTTGAGCTTGCTGTAAACCTTGTCGCCGGAGATGGAGGCAATGACTTCCTTGTAACCGCCGGAACCGGTGCTGTTGGAGCTCATCTCCTCAACCTTCCAGCTGTTGATCTCTGCGTAACGGGTGTACATGCGGTACAGATCGGCCGCGAACAAAGCCGCCTCGTCTCCGCCGGTACCGGCACGAATTTCCAGGATGATGTTCTTCTCATCCATGGGATCCTTGGGCAACAGCAGAACCTTGAGCTCGTCTTCGAGCCCGGGCAGTTGCGCCTCAAGCTCGTCGATCTCGGCCTTGGCCATTTCACGGATGTCCGGATCGGAGTCGTCCATCATCTCGTGGTTATCCGCAAGCTCCTGCGAAAGCGTCTTGTACCTGCGGAAGACCTCGACCACTTCGCCCAGATCGGCGTGGGCCTTGGAGACTTTCTTGTAGCGCTCCTGATCATTGAAAATATCGGGCTCCGCAAGCTCCTGCTCCAACTTAACGTATTTCTCTTCAATCTCTTCAAGCTTGCCAAACATGATCAGCACTCCTCGGCATTGACAGCGCATCGCAGGGCGGCAATGGCCACCTCAAGCTGGCTGTCGTCAGGTTCCTTGGTGGTCAGCATCTGCATCATCAGCCCCGGCCAGCACATCAGCTTGCACAAACCGTTCTTGCTGTATTTCCCGGCGAACTTGATCATCTCGTAGGCCACGCAACTGACGGGGATCATAAGAATGAGTTTCATACCGACGATGTACAGATGTTTGACGATGAAATGTTCCGGCGAATAGAACGTCAGCAGCCAGGGCACCAGCACGGCGTAAAGCATGATGGACACCGCCAGAACGAACAGCAGAAAAGCGGTACCGCACCGCGGGTGCAGGCGGCTATAGAAGCGGCTCGACGCGGGTGATAGCTCCTTGCCCTCTTCCCATGTCCAGATGACCTTGTGTTCGGCCCCGTGGTACTGAAAGACCCGGCGGATATCCGGGATGTACGATATGGCCAGAATATAGCCCACGAAGACGATCATCTTTATCAGACCGTCCCAGGCATGGAAACTGAGGGAATCCACATCGCCGCCCCACCCGAGCAGTTCCATGCCCACGGACAGGAAATGCGGCAAGACCACGAACAGGCCAAGCGCGGCGCCCAACGCCAGCACCATGGTCAAGACCAGATGCCAGGTGGTCAATTCGCAGCCTTCGTCCTCAACGTCTTCGGCGGCCTGTACTGCGGAATAATTCAGGGCCTTGATGCCGTTGACCATGGTCTCCATGAGCACAGGGAAACCGCGCAGGAAGGGCTTCTTGAGCAAGGGATGCTTGACCAGGATGAACCACGGCCTCACATCGGTGACGATCTCGCCGTCCGCCTTGCGGATGGCAATGGCAAGCTTGTCCTTGGCGCGCATCATGACGCCTTCGATCACCGCCTGGCCGCCCACGGCCTGAGGCGCGGCCATCGTCAGAATTCCTCGCATTCTCAATCAGATACCCTCCGGTAAAGGAAACGTTCCTGGGCGGTCCACAAATGGTCCCGCACAGGAGGAGAATCAGTGATTCCCCGCCGATTGTAAAGGCCGGATAAAACAATATGCCTCCGTAGGGCAGACGACCCCAACGAAGGCATATGGTCTCGGCTTACGCCGAAAAAACGTAGCTACTTGGACTTTGCGGCCAGGCTGCTCAGATCGCCATACTTCTTGCGGAAGCGGTCGATGCGGCCGGCGGTGTCCACGAAGCGCTGCTTACCGGTGTAGAAGGGATGGCAGTTGGAGCAGATTTCCACTTCGAACTCCTCACCCTTGGTGGTCAGCAATTCGGCCTCGTAGCCGCAGTGGCAACGAACTTTGGCCTTGTAAGTCTTGGGATGAATATCGTTTTTCATGACTATCTCCTGTCATTCTTTTTGCGTGGAACTCGGTCTTATACGCACTGCCCTACCGCTTGGCAAGGAAAATTTCCGAAAATCTTCGGGTATGGCAATAACTTTGACCGCTATTCCGAACGAGGCCGCCAGGGCGCAAAAAAGGCGGGGGCCGAAGCTCCCGCCTTGGTCAGTCGAGTTCGGTCGAGAACTAGACGCAGCCGGTGGGCTTGGGCAGGCCGGCCATCTTACAGGCGCCTTTACCAGGTCCGGACGGGAACAGTTCGTAGATCTGCTTCAGCTTGAAGCCGGTGACCTTGGAGAGGATGCGCACCATGGGAGCGATGCCGTTCTTCTTGTAGTAGTCCTGCAGGAAGTCGATGACTTTCTGATGGTCCTCGGAGATCTCCTTGATGCCCTCGGATTCCTTCACGTATTCGACCCAAACCGGGGTCCAATCTTCAAATTTCTGCAGGAAGCCGTCTTCGTCAACTTCGAAAGAAGAGCCCTGGAATTCAACAACAGCCATTGTATCCTCCTAAGTGGATGTTTGTCTTGCTGTAGCCCCGGAAATCCCCGGAGCGACCTTATCCAAATAAACAGCGATCCGCTGCTTAGCTGCAAATGAAAGACTCGGTCTAAAACCGTGGAGGGACATTACGTCTCCTCCCTAACCTTGTCAAGTACTCGGCACATTTCAATAGGATAAAAAGGAATCCACCAAAACGTCTATAACGGACTAGGATTCCTCAAGTTCAAGTAGATGCTCTCGAGCGTATTCCAAGGTCGGGTCCATGTCGAGGGACGCCTTGAGGTAATCCTCAGCCTCCTGCCGATTACCCATAAACTTGTGGCAGAGGCCGAGATTGGCGAGATCGTGCGGCGATCCGCTGTCGATATCCAGAGATGCCTGGAAGTCGGCTGCAGCCTCTTCGTAACGCCCTGCCTTGAAGTGACCCACGCCGCGCAGGTTGAAGAACTCCCGGCATTCATCGTCCAGCTCCACGGCCCGGTCGAGCAGAGGCAGAGCGTCCTCCCACTCTTCCATCTGGGACAGGGCGTATGCCTGGTAAAAGACCGCCAGGGCACGCTCGGCGTCGGCCGGTTGCAGGTCCACGGATTCCTCGAACTGGGCCGCGGCGTACAGAGGGTCGCCCATGCGCAGAGCCAGAAGTCCTCTGAAGAACGGCAGGAAGTACGCTCCAGGATATATCTCCTCCAGAACGTCGAGTCCTTCCATCGCATCGTCGAAATCAGCGTCCTCGGCCAGAATGCGACCGACGAACAAACCGATGGATCGATGCGGGGTGCGCTCCCGAAAGTCGAAGCCCGGCACGAAGTTGTAATTGGCCGTGACCATCAGATCGGGATGCCGGGTGTCCACCGCATACAGGGTGACGCCCTTCTCGGCGAGCCCCTGGGCCAGAGCCATCAATTCATTATATATGTCACCATCCTCGACCGTTGGCAGGGTATCCAGGGAAACCACGTCCCCCTGCTTGAGCCACTCGATCTGGTCCAGTTCCGTGAACTTGGGCAGACCCGAGGCCTCATAAACCCTGCTGGTCTCGAAATCCCCGGCCAGCTGCGCGACCTCGGTCACGGCACGGATGGCCGCCTTGACCGGCGACGCCGCGGTTCCGGCGGTAAAAACAATTTCGCTCAAAGCCGGAAACGTCTTGCGATCCCAGGCAACGGCAGCCACCGTGGGCACGGGGTACCCCAACGAGAAATCCTTGAGGATGATGCTCACGCCATTGCGGTCGAAGCAGTCCAGCAAACGACGCAGTACGGGGTCTTCGCAGGTTGCCTGGTCAATGGTCGGAGTCGTTTGCCGCGAGCGGTCTATCCGCGCACAAACATGCCGTTCCACCAGTTCACAAGCCCCCTGCTCGATGGATTCCTCGAAGGTGTTACCGGCAGAAGAACCATTGAACTCGTTGAGCTTCTTGAACCAATCGAGGGGTACATACTCGGTTTTTCCGGTATGCACGTTCAGAGCGGGATGGAATTTCCACCGAAGCAGATCCATAAGCCGGACGGCCTTGTCCTGGACGATTTCCTCGTCCACCGACTGGATAACCTGCCTGATGTCCATGACCTGACCGGGCCATTTCTCCTGCGCCTCAGACCAGGTCAACTCCGTAAAATTGTCCGGATCGGCCCAGAAGCTGAAATAGGAATAGCGTTCGACCAATTCCATGAGCGCGGAGGCTTCCGCCTGCTCCGGCGAAGCGCCCTTGCCCATCTGCTTGCGCGTGGGCATGACCGCACGGGCAGCCGGACCGCACTGGCTGACGAAAACCGGGATGCCGAGCCGCCCGGTGTCCACCCGGTCGGTCTGAGCCAGAACGCCCTCGCACTTCTCGGCCAGGGCGGCCTTCACGCGACGCACGGTTTCCACCGGGGTGCAGGCCTTGTCCTGGTCCGTGGTAAAGGATTTGGGACAATTCTTGAGTTCGATCACGCGCCCTTCCTCTTCATGCGGAACATGTTGATGACATTCTCCTCACCGGTCTCGTTGTCCTTGTACTTGGCCTCGGACTTCATCATGGCGAAGA
This window harbors:
- the rpmE gene encoding 50S ribosomal protein L31, with the translated sequence MKNDIHPKTYKAKVRCHCGYEAELLTTKGEEFEVEICSNCHPFYTGKQRFVDTAGRIDRFRKKYGDLSSLAAKSK
- a CDS encoding TusE/DsrC/DsvC family sulfur relay protein, which codes for MAVVEFQGSSFEVDEDGFLQKFEDWTPVWVEYVKESEGIKEISEDHQKVIDFLQDYYKKNGIAPMVRILSKVTGFKLKQIYELFPSGPGKGACKMAGLPKPTGCV
- the prmC gene encoding peptide chain release factor N(5)-glutamine methyltransferase, which produces MSRKIQDVLKECESRLSGVDSPRLSAELLAAQALGCSRLSLNLERGRVLTDNELAAIDTLVTRREAGEPVAYILGTREFYGLDFAVSPAVLIPRPETEHIVEAVEASFAKDQSFYFVDLGTGSGILAVTIASLFPKARGVAVDISPDALAMAQGNARTHNVLDRLEFRQMDFTHGAVEGTFDLIVSNPPYVSEPEFAAASHEVTGFEPTGALVSGPDGLDHIRAMLSHVAAMLKPAGRFFMEIGYDQAKMVIDIIDSNHPEFEVVGVQKDLAGLDRMVFARKK
- the lpxC gene encoding UDP-3-O-acyl-N-acetylglucosamine deacetylase; this translates as MSQTTIHRSVRCTGIGLHSGKQVDLVLRPAAEDTGILFSLRDGSGSTFMTPAPSLVVETSLATVLGDGRETVATVEHLLATINGMGIDNIHIEVTGKEVPIMDGSAGSFVYLLKQAGVRTLNKPRKVLTFKKAMEFEQDGKYIKARPYDGLRVDYTIEFAHPLIGRQHMTLEITPENFAQHLAKARTFGFLKEVDYLHANGLALGGSLDNAVVLDEYNILNADGLRFEDEFVRHKMLDFVGDIATFGARLQGHFEVFASGHALNNAFLRHLDENRDLYLEEKVESVSAVEESPAREQLMPSPVMA
- a CDS encoding MinD/ParA family protein; its protein translation is MSSNLPLVLSVTSGKGGVGKTNMSVNLAYSLSAAGKNVVLLDADLGLANVDVILGLAPQYNLFHLFHEEMTLDRILFDTPYGFRILPASSGVSDMVNLDKGQKLDLLDAMDSLEDNVDYLIVDTGAGINDNVLYFNLAVQERLLIITPEPTSLTDAYALIKVLKLHHGVEKFRVLVNMVKDVNMAREVYLKLLNACDHFLDGISLDLVGFVPYDQNVRNAVIAQTPFCHKFPKTPASVAVRQTAQKVKNWQVTPNTDGNIKFFWKKLLFQERSVA
- the prfA gene encoding peptide chain release factor 1, with translation MFGKLEEIEEKYVKLEQELAEPDIFNDQERYKKVSKAHADLGEVVEVFRRYKTLSQELADNHEMMDDSDPDIREMAKAEIDELEAQLPGLEDELKVLLLPKDPMDEKNIILEIRAGTGGDEAALFAADLYRMYTRYAEINSWKVEEMSSNSTGSGGYKEVIASISGDKVYSKLKYESGTHRVQRVPATESQGRIHTSAVTVAIMPEAEEVDVDIRPEDLRVDVFRSSGPGGQSVNTTDSAIRVTHIPSGLVVICQDEKSQHKNKAKALKVLRSRLLQMEQDKAKAEEEAARRSQVGSGDRSERIRTYNYPQGRVSDHRINLTLHKLPQIMEGELQELTDALISHFQAEALKRQGD
- a CDS encoding flagellar basal body-associated FliL family protein → MVLLVPDDADDVTDAPAERKAELDDAAASKATQKVDLDLDDAPFLEDEDEEEEIEEVEVSTPFLTEDDSKPKTGLVALLKNKFVIMGLGVILLLLVVIVILLLRAPEAPPPPPPPPVEETIPEPAPEPEVPETPQILIKLDPFLIEQMDSAGKIRFLEVSILLSTEDEGLARQFKQETFAVRNALYYYLKNKDLQFLSDKENSEKLKKELLVIINQYMGFGQFDTLMFEQYLVR
- a CDS encoding flagellar biosynthesis protein FlhF, with the translated sequence MKTYRAATSTAAFAKVKSDLGNEAVILSNKTVMENGCKCCEIVAAVEHQPVRTARPARDTKESVVDAALQDSVGWQREWSQIKGQIMALMKPQMDPAKLSPKQRVALEYLEREDVDERVLTHVYCTMRETENCPVMTALDPLLKATPFKAETWTNTFHAFAGPGGAGKTSSLIRLALRMKKERPGMRLCLATADGGRGKGRLILKHYAELSGLAFREIITRDDFALLKEEARQFDMILIDLPGLSGQTTLKEWTQLYGLSDCPDLSIHLVMNPYYSKSQFERFMDKYKSEQLASVIWTKLDEACTFGSILNLAFAGGLPVSALSYGPGLKNSISPATEEMIWRLLFMRRLPDGNMQP
- a CDS encoding FliA/WhiG family RNA polymerase sigma factor; translation: MAILNSSGRNSSSRNDPWLELEQGVKRWDDFSPRDRENIVRYYAPKIRILALRLKAKLPQSVELNELISAGSLGLLDALGKFNPELGIKFDTYSENRIKGAMLDELRRMDWFSRGLRQKVKVLEDSMRQIEHETGSPATTEQLCELTGMSDKEVQQGLEALNNQVCLSLDTFQENLIGQKKMTDNEPFQSAAFQEIVDKVANLIEELTPREKLVISLYYGEELNMKETAEVMDITEGRVSQLHSQALNKLRKTFRARYENE
- a CDS encoding DUF1385 domain-containing protein; amino-acid sequence: MRGILTMAAPQAVGGQAVIEGVMMRAKDKLAIAIRKADGEIVTDVRPWFILVKHPLLKKPFLRGFPVLMETMVNGIKALNYSAVQAAEDVEDEGCELTTWHLVLTMVLALGAALGLFVVLPHFLSVGMELLGWGGDVDSLSFHAWDGLIKMIVFVGYILAISYIPDIRRVFQYHGAEHKVIWTWEEGKELSPASSRFYSRLHPRCGTAFLLFVLAVSIMLYAVLVPWLLTFYSPEHFIVKHLYIVGMKLILMIPVSCVAYEMIKFAGKYSKNGLCKLMCWPGLMMQMLTTKEPDDSQLEVAIAALRCAVNAEEC
- a CDS encoding chemotaxis response regulator CheY — protein: MGYDTNMRVLVVDDFSTMRKIIKNILRQLGFNNIVEADDGSTAWEVLNKDNIDFIVSDWNMPTMSGIELLRKVRASEEYADIPFLMVTAEAQQENIIEAVQAKVSNYIVKPFTPETLGQKIDKIFA